ATACCTGCATTTAATGTCTATAATTTTCAAGTAGGTTAGTTAAAGGAAATAACACCTTCTTGCAACAAAACATACAAAGTGTTCTGTATACAGATGTTAAGTTTATAATCTTAACTCTATAACAATTTACCTTAATGATGTGCCTTTTgatagttcaaaaaaaaaaaatcctggttttCTTTAATCAAAATAGGGCAGTAGTAGTTAGTTCATCTTAATCagtataaatagaaatatatctaTTGACATAAATATATTAGGAAATGAAAAGCAGGGTAATCTAACTTCACAGACTATTTGAAGCACAGACTGGGGGGGTGGGAACAAAGAcaaaaggaagcaggaaggaCAAAAGGGAAGGATGCAGGGGAAGAGAAGGATacgaaaggaagggaagggagggcaaggaagaaagaaatctttACTATTTTAAGTAAACCCACCTCTCAATGCTGGGcaaatttctatttattcagctaataataaaagaaaagctttGTGGGATCTAGTTTGCAACATTCTTGATTTCTCTTCTTGTCTCTTTGTACCTGCCCAGTAAACATAACTTATTTGAAACCTCATGAAAAGTTTCCTTGTAATAAAGAGCTCCCATGAATATCAAGTCATAGCATTTGAGGGAACTGATACTTGTAGTGAAAGGTTACAAAATTCCATTAACTTTAAAGGTCCTATGTTGGTACTAAGGACTTCATTGTCCTTGGCTAAAGTAGCTTGTGAAAAGTGCACTCcaggtttatttagcttttttatttGACTTGTTGTTCAAATAATAGGTATTTACGAAGCACCAAAAACTGCTGCTGTAAGGCGAGAATTGTTACTCACGTGTCTACAGGCGGAGCCACAGCAGGAACCTCTCTGCAAGTGGGCTATCCTAGTGAGCACCGTGTAGCCAGTAGCTGGGTCCACATAGTTAAGCTGGCCAGTCTGAagagcaataaaacaaaacaattcattAATCTCTATGTTCATCATATCTCAACATAACTTCTACTTCTAAAACACTGCAAAAACGAtttcaaaaacaatattaaaCTTCTCAGCAATGTTAGCGGCATTTGCAATTAAAGACTGAATGCATTCTGACATTATATACAATCTAACTTTATGTGactaaaggagaaaatatacaatttgagaaaaatgagaagCTGATGGGAAAACAAGACCTCCTCTATACTCAATAACAATGTAGCCACTGCTCTGATATTTTTCATTCAGTTTCTAGGTAACACACATAATAACAGgtgatttaaatgattttaagagCTTAAGAGGCTGAAAATGAACTTTCACTCAGAAGTTGCAATTGCAATTTTAGAACTTAAAATATGTGAATCATGatttaaacttacagaaaaggTGCTAATCAAAACCAGCATTCCTTATAGAAAAGTATTGCCTTTCCTATTATTGAATGCTTTTCTTTACTTTCATGATGTGTTACCCTATCATACATTTTAcactattttccctttttttttcctggagtgttattctattttttaagtgaaaaagtatTGTTTTAACATATTAACACTCACTGCTTTCACAAGTTTGATCAAAGTCTACTTTTAGTAGACTACTTCACATGTCAAGGAAACATTCTCTACCTACATTCAAACAtagtaaaacaaatgaataaaagcatCTCAATTACTTTCTGTGAAGGTAAAAGTAAATTACAACTTCATGGATTGGGTCATATAGGTGACACTACTTAGCTTTGAGATTTTGTAGGGTATATTCCCCATGAGGTTTTTATATAAACCTCTTACGATGTAGTAAGTCACTGAATCACTCCTGTATAgaaacttttcattaaaatacaCATGAAACCAGCCTATCTTCAGACATACATTTTTGTAAGGAGTCACAAACTACTTCTTTAGTTGTTCACTATCTTATTTAATGGCTGGATATTTTATTCTGGTTGAGGTTTTAACCAACTAAATTTTGTGAATAGAGTGTGTAGCAAAAGGACAAGTTCATTCTAAGACATTCCAGTAAAGCTAGACCAGGGCCACAGAAATCCAGCAAGGCACAAGGCTGGTTTCAGGGGCCTTCCACATCCTCTGGGACCAGAAGAAGATTACATGAAGCCAGGAACACTAAACACAACTATTGAATGACCAATTGTCAGGACCTCAATTCCTTATTTACAAAGCCCTATTTGgaaacttgaaaaaaagaaaaaaatactaagaacTTTGTAGCagtcttctttttacttttcatagCTTCTGGGTGTATTCTGAGGGCAATTATCTGGCAACTTGGAAACATAAAGGGTTGCTTCTGCACATGCGCTGGCTGCCTTCCTTTCCACATTGATTGAGCACCTCTGAGCTCCTTAGTTGCCCATACACACTTAATTTGTCCTTCATAAAGGAGGCTTACATCATGGTGGCAACAAAGATTCAGCAAGAGGGTTGACAGTCTGATTGGAGACCAAGGTGATCAGTGATGCACATCAGCACTGAGAGAAAGGTAAGAGAGCATCCTGCCTGAGGCATAGAAGGACCATTGTGAGCTAGCTCTGAtttgttgaaaaacaaaattgtcaCTGGGTTTACTAACGGTTTCCTGGATTGTCATTTTACCTGATACTGACACTGATGAAACAACTGTGGATTCCCTGAGCGAGAAAAagctcttttctttcctcatgcTGACTGAACCTGTCTTTATATGCTGCTGGTGTTTGCTCTAAAGAGAATGAAACTTATGGCTATATCACCATATTTATGTGTGAAGTGTGGGAACAAATCACACATgctgttttaaaaagtataaacaagAATAATCAAAAGCTGTCAGTCATTTCAGCATGAATCTTTATTCAGTTTCAATACTTGAATGGGTCAGTGGATTCTCAAGGCCTacaaattgtcattttaaaaaatcaattttagtcAAGctccaagattttcttttttaccccTCTAGCTCTGGTCATACCTTATAACACTAGTCCTATTAAGTACTGGACATggatgcatacacacacatgagCCTGCAGTTAATTTCATATCACTTTTCTATCATTGTTAtagaaatgtttctctttttatccCATCCTTTCTTTTGTAAAGGAAATACAAAGGTAAATGTGCTATCTTCTAACTTATGCAGTCTGAAAAGTTACAAGGGAAAGCTGCTGGTATGCTCAGTGAGAGagagccttgcacgtgcaaggcccaaggttctatccccagcacagctggtggtggaggaaagggagagccaCTCAGTTCGGATATTGGTAGTAAGAAGCAATcattaaaactacaaaatagaaGCAAATGTAGTTCAAGAGTGTTTAGGAAGAATGTAATCACCTGATGAGAGGAAAAAGAACAGAGGAAGGTAGCAAAAATTGTcttatttctcattattaaaaTCACTGGAAACAGAAAACTGTTCAAGGGAGAATACAGATACATCATATTTCTATAACACAGCAAATTTTTcctatgatttcaattatttcatttccATCAATGCCTTAACACCCCCCCTCCCCTCACGCACACGGACGCGGGCGCACAGACACACACTCGGTGGTGGGTCCCACTCTGCGCCCCGAGTTTAGCTAGGATGTTAACCAGAAAATGAGTCAAGCTCTCCCTCAAAATATGCAGTAAACGCTTTGTCCAGAACGCCGGATTTCCAACGAAATGGTGCAGGTTGGGGACCGAGGCCGGAGACCCAGCAGCCGGCGTTCGCAGCGGCTCTCCAGGGTGGGGCGACCTCAGGGCGGGAGAGGCCGCGCGCGCAGGCGCGACGACCGGGCGGGACCGGGCGGGGTCTCACCGCGCAGGCGGCGGCGTGCAGCTCCGCGATCTGCTGCTCCGCTGCGGTTAACTCTTCGCTTGCCGACAGCTTTGCTGCTCCATCGGGCCCACCTTGCGAGCCGGGCGTGGACCCGCCGTGGTCTCCCTCTGCCGAGGCCAGCGTGAGGCCCAGACGCTGTCGGAACCCTGTGCCGACCCAGAGAGGGACTGGTGGCCGGGCGGTGTGGGCTGGCCTGCGGAGCGCGGCGCCCGCCCACGCCCGGACCTGACTGGCCGCCTTGGCCGCCATGGCCGCCGCTGGCCTTTGGGAGGCGGAGCGCCCTGCCCGCGCCCGGCAGGGAGGCGAGCGCAAGCCTGATGCCGGGCGCCGGCCGCGCGCAGCCACCCCGGAAAGAAGGGCGGGGGCGCGGGCCTGGAGCCGTGCCAGGCCGCCCCCGAGGTACCTAGGTGGACTCCCGAGGCTGCTAATGTGGCGCCAAGGAAATGCAGAGGCGCCGAGAAGTGCGGCCCCGCCTCTGCACCTACATTAAAATCATGTTTCTTCCTGAGAGGAGGGTGGGCAGCTTTCTCATGTCAGATTAGACTAGACTGAGCACAGCCGCTCAACTGTTGAAATCCCAGAAGCTGAGGTCTGTTGCCACCTTGGGCTGATCTGGAAAAGGCCGTGTTTACGGGCACTGTGGGTGGGAATAAAGTTTAAGCAGAATCTTGGTTCTTTGGCCCCACCctacaatgaaaaccaaaagTAAAATCTGCGTGCTGAATAAGAAAAGGTGCTGTTTTTGTGTTGTGAAGTATTTACAAAGTCCAAACTAAAATTACATTTCGTCTCTGAGCTGAAAGTTATCCTGATACTCCCCCAAAAAATTGATTTTGAGAAAATTAGCACAAGCTCGGGAGGTAATTTCAGGTGTTAGAATTAAATTAGCACCATCCCATTCCCAACCTCTAGCCTAGGTTTCAAGAGAAGGCCAGATTGAAGAGTagcaattttgtgtgtgtgtgtgctcttcaATGTGAAGATCTGAGAGCTGGAATGAATCTTTGAGGACAAGAGTTAAGAGTCTTTAGTTGCCCACAAGAAGGATGACTTAGCCACCATAGAGCATCCAAGCCCTTTTATGGTATCTGCATTTAACGTGTAACGCTGtaatcattttaattatcttttttttaaaaaattagttgtagatggacacaatatctttattttatttatttttatgtggcgctgaggatcaaactcaagtgcctcatgcatgcgaagcaagtgctctaccactgagccacaaccctaggctCAGTCTTAAGACCTAATTGAAACAACATTATAGGTACTTTGTAAATCTCGGTGAATTAATATGTTGTAATCCTATCTTGCAAATGTTTCCTTTGGTTGGAATAATAAATTAGAATCTGGATTTTACTGTTGCGAGAAAAGAGTTTAAAACCTGGAAGGCACCATTCCATTCCCAACTTCTAGGGAGATTCTAGAGAAAGCTATGGAAGCATGGGGCCAAAATTGAAATCACCAAAAATGAGTACTttttattagaaaagagaattcaCCATAAGTCAGACTTCCATCACCaccaaattttaaaggaaataagttTGAAGGTTCAGATTTATTGAGGTGTTTTCAAAATTGAGCATCAGGCCCATGAATAGGCCAGGACGTCAAATTCAAACTGAGAAAAGCATTTTACAGATATGAAATAGACAAGACcagatttaaatagaaaaataaatggagtcaTCTAGAAAGAGTAGTTGTTACATGAAATTTGTTTTGATGGAGATGGGAGTGTGGAAGTGACTGTAAAGGGGTTGAACTATGACATTGTGGCAATGTCATAGTTCTGTATCTGGTCCATGATTACACAAATTTACGTGTGATCAGTGTCATAGAACTATGCACACATTGTTCCAATGTCAAATTCCtggttttcattttgtaaaaaaaagagttagatgTAAACCTTGAGGGAAATTTGGTGAAGGGTATATAGAACATCTCTGTACAGTATTTACAACTTTTTatgaatgtaattattttaaaattaaaaaacagtaattttaaaagatgtaaaacTGGTTTTCAGATTACTTGGTAAGGCAGATCACTGAATCAGGCAGAACTTTTTTTCTAATCTCCATTCCCAGTTTAAAAATCATCCTGCTTAGTCAAGGCCTCTGAACATTTGGGCTGAAAAGGCTATTTACATGTTACCACTGTGTTGATTCTTAtagatatatctttaaaatatgatcAACATTGGAAATCTATGTTATTAAAAGAGATGAGAAAGTATCTCACTACTAATGATCCCTAAATAATTGGTAATTTAATTAGAATATCAATTAGATATTGAATACATTATCCATCCCTTCAGTTTTCATTTGATCTTTATAGTCTTTCATTGAATATCAAGTAACTTTCATGGTGCCTCTTGTTTTATAAATCTTCCTCAGGACTTGACCCTTAGATtattatatgtgtgtttgtttcttctcaaatattttatactcCCACTAGAAAAAACAAAAGTGGAGGACTAAACCCCACTTTAGTATGGTAGATTgagttctcattttatttttgaaggatttACATCTAGATTTTGTCTAGAAAGACTTGTTTTGTGCTACAGACCTGCATGTAATATGATACTGGATATGTTTTATAACCCTTCCCTTCATTTGGGATGTTTATGTTGATATTGAACATGCTTGCTGTGTTGGGGAGCAGGTTTCAGGGAAATGCATTTCCCTATATTTcacttatattaatttttaaataggtatGTTAGAGCTGTAGGTTAGTATACatatattgtatatacatatatatcttgtACAACTCAACTCTCATTATAAGAAAAGGAATTTGTTTGCATATATAACCATGAGGCATAACTTGATTACAGACTCCATGTTATGACCAAGGCttagttctttccatttttctgcttTGCCTCCTCAGGGCTAGTTCTTTTTCAGGAAGGCTCTTTTCTCTTTGATG
The sequence above is drawn from the Urocitellus parryii isolate mUroPar1 chromosome 9, mUroPar1.hap1, whole genome shotgun sequence genome and encodes:
- the C9H1orf53 gene encoding uncharacterized protein C1orf53 homolog — its product is MAAKAASQVRAWAGAALRRPAHTARPPVPLWVGTGFRQRLGLTLASAEGDHGGSTPGSQGGPDGAAKLSASEELTAAEQQIAELHAAACATGQLNYVDPATGYTVLTRIAHLQRGSCCGSACRHCPYGQVNVKDPSKKKKFNSYFYV